The genomic segment CGGGAGGGCCGCATCGGGCGCGGCGTGATCGTCGAGCTGAATCCCGGTCCCCTGGCCCTCGCCCGGCGCAACGTGGCGAGGGCGCGGCTGGAGGGGGTGCTGGAGGTGCGCGAGGGTGACGGCTTCGGTCCCCTGGCCCCCGGCGAGGTGGAGAGCGCCAGCGTGACCGGCATGGGCGCGGGGACCATCGCGGGCATCCTGCGCCGGGCAGGAGAACGGCGGCCGCCTGCGTTGGTCCTCCAGCCCAACGATTCGCCCGCGCCCATTCGGACCTGGGCACGGGAGCACGGCTACCACCTGCGGGCCGAGCGCCTGATTCCGGGCTACTGGCCCTATCCGGTGCTGCGGCTGGAGCAGGCCGGGGGAGAGGACCCGGCCTATGCTGGGTTGCCCCTCCTCGCCGCCTTGCGCTACGGCCCCCACCTGCTGCGCGAAGGCTCCCCCGTACTACGACGCCAGGTCTGGAACGACGTGGTGCGCCTGACGCCGCTCGCCGCCCCTGGCCGCACCGCCCAGACCGAACTGGACACGGCGCGAGCCGCACTCGACGTGCTGAGCGAATCCGAGCAATAAAAAAGCCGCCTCATCGGGCGGTGATGCTGCAAACTATAGCTCGGTATGCATGGGTGGTCAAGACCCGGCAGGGCAGTCGCGGTGCCGCCTCTGTTGCATCTGTCCCATGACGCACGCCAGCAGGCTGATTTTCGGTTACCGGTGGCCCCTCCGGCCTCTGCTGCTGAGCGGCTGAGGTATACAGTCACCCGCCCTCTAAATTATGTTTTTAACAGAAAATATGCTAAGATATTCGCATGAAGACCGTTCCTCACACCCTGGAATTCGGCACGCATCGGCTGCCCGCCAGCGCGGACG from the Deinococcus sp. NW-56 genome contains:
- a CDS encoding tRNA (adenine(22)-N(1))-methyltransferase TrmK, giving the protein MSHPPLDARLEAVLSLIRADTHADIGSDHAHLPIRLIREGRIGRGVIVELNPGPLALARRNVARARLEGVLEVREGDGFGPLAPGEVESASVTGMGAGTIAGILRRAGERRPPALVLQPNDSPAPIRTWAREHGYHLRAERLIPGYWPYPVLRLEQAGGEDPAYAGLPLLAALRYGPHLLREGSPVLRRQVWNDVVRLTPLAAPGRTAQTELDTARAALDVLSESEQ